TTAACATCTGTGTAATTTTACCATCCCTTTTAGGGGACACCAAAACCTTTTTAACACTCAAGTAAATCACTACTCTCTGTTCCAAAATACTGTAATTCTACCATCCTTTTTGAGGGGTCACCGAAACCATTTTTACACTCAAGTCACTACTCTCTCTGTTCCAAAATATTGTAATTCTACCATCCCTTTTCAGGGGTCACCAAACCTTTTTAGTTTTTAATACTCAAGTAAATCACTACTCCTTTTCCGTTCCAAAATACTTGACATTTTAGATTTGTCCTAAGTCAAACATTTTAAGTTTCACCAAGTTTATTGAAAAATATATCAACACCTACAGCACCAAATCACCAAATTAGTTTCATTAGACTAAGCAAAAAAATATTTCATACCATATATAACCAAAGAAAAAAAACACGCTACAGAAAATAGCGCCGCCCCTAAAAATCAATGTATAGTGTGCAAGTATTAGCAATGCTATTAGCGAGGCACTGTACATTGATTTATTTAGCCAGATAATTCTCGACACACTATAGCATGTTATTAGCAATGCTATTTTTTCAGTGTATATAACTGATGCTGGAAATATTGATATATGTTTATATATAAATGATCAAACTTCAAAAGTTTAACTTCCAAGTACTCCTTAACATCTTGTCATTAAGCATCAAAAATTACTAACTGCCTGCGTGCAACAGCAGCATAGAAGTCTAAGAATACATTATGACAACAGGAAACAGATAGCACAGCTCAAAGGACCAATTAAACGGACAGCTAATTGCAGAATGTGCACGCTGAGACGTGGACAACTGAACCATTGGCAATATTGCACATTAAAAGTTCAGCATCACAGAATATTATGGTTACTTGAAGGAGAATCGATAAAAATATGCCATAACAATAGTTGGATGTATACTACCGCACATCGTATCTTCTACGGTATTATGCTGGCAACGCTTCCCAGGAAAAACAGTTCATTTGCGACTCAGTGGCACCTCATTGGTAGTTCACGTTGCCTCATCCTTAGCCTTACTGCTGATTATAGCCACCTGGTGCACTGCTGTTGTAGCCGCCAGGATAGCCATAACCTTCACGAGGGGGTGCATTGGCACCTTGATATCCAGGACTACTGCCTGGGTGTGCTGGTCCAGGGCCGCCAGGCAAGTTGCCTCCTGGGTAAACTTGGTTACCTCCCTGATGCCCAGCAGGTCCGCCTTGGTAGCCAGCTTGACCACCTTGCTGATAGTTTGAAGCACCACCGGGGACGTAGCCCGCCTGTTGGTTCAGCATGTGGGGGGCCCTGCCCGGTGTGTACCCTGTCTGTGGGTTTGGCATTTGGGGTGCACCGCCCGGTGCGTACCCTGTCTGTGGGTTCGGCATTCGGGGTGCACCGCCCGGTGCGTACCCTGTCTCTGGGTTCGGCATTTGGGGTGCACCACCCGGTGTGTATGCTGCCTGTGGGTTCTGCATTTGGGGCTGGTAATTTGATGGACCACCTGGAGTATATGGTGGAGGCATGTTGCCACGGTTCTGACTAGGTGGTGGAGGTGGAGGCATGCTGCCCGGGTTCTGGCCAGGTGGAGGGCCGTTGAAACCCTGCTGCCCAGGAGGTGCATCTCTGTTTTGGAAGTTCTGCATGTTCTCCCTTCTCCTCTCAAAGTTCCTTGACCTATCAAAGTTGCGGGGCCTATCACTGCGCCGAGATCTTTCATTGGCACGGGCATTGTTCCTCACCCATTCCTCGTGATATTTAGGATCATAAGGAACAgcttccccacctataaaaggttCCCCTGAAACAGAAGGTGTAAAGTATCAAGTGTTTGTAGATTTGTTCACCAATTCCTGTCATGTGCTTTCAGCCATGATAAGTAAGCCCAAGCTCACCACATTAAAGTTGGTTCTCACACAAGTGTACCTGAAAAATTAACAGGTTCATCCCCAAACATTATCTGGTGTTGCTTAgcaactactacctccgtcctggtttactggTCCCCATCGTATTTTGTGTCGAactttgaccatagatttaactaacaaaatgttaatgcatgtcacaaaaaattatatcattggattcgtatttgaacatggTTTCTAATGGTATAAGTTTCTATGACATGCATCGACactttgttagttaaatctatggtcaaaatttgacactaaataaggggaccaataaaccaggacggaggtagtaacCCATAATGCAAGAAACTGACATCTGCTAGTGCTATGTCAAGGATATCAGATTAGAAAGGGCAGCTCCTAATTTGTCTGAATCCATGAAGAAAACATACATATTGAAGTGCGAAAATATCAACCCTATTTTACGTCCCCCTTAAGAACAATCGTATTCATATCCCTAATGAACACATACAGACATCATAAATAAAAGCAGATAAAGGATGGTCATGTAACTGCAAAAGTACATTTCATGACACAGCAAAGTTCAGATTACGGTAATCCATCTTATAACCAACATACAGTCTGTTAAACATCGGCTCCAGATCTGATATCTAACCCTAAATCTTGTTTTGATCATTCAGATCAATGACCAGTGTTAAGTTCAAGTAGACTGCTTAATTTAGAAGTACCATGGTAACTATACTGAGCTCAGAAGAGAAGGCAACAAACACACAATAGTAATCAGAAGGTCAGCATGATCTTATATAATTACCTCCATAGTCCTTATTTCTGACATCAAGGTATGAATCAGGGAGAACCCAGCGGACTTTGGGCAGCTCTGTGAATGATAGAGGTGTAAGATTCAAGAAAGAATGTTTCTAATTGAGTGCATTATGCACTGGAACGTCCTCAAGATCACTTCATAAAGCATTAATACCTTTAAGTTTATATGAGAGTTCTTCAGATACAAGGGCACCAAAAGCAAAGTAATGACGAGTTGACACCGAGTATATCTTCTGCCTAGCTTCTTGCTCACTGGAACATTAAAAGAAGTTAGTATGTGCCAAGGTACATAGATTAGAATGATATGAAAAATGAGGGGCAACCAACATTACATACCCGGAAACCAAAATGTGCATAAGGCTAACATGAAAACTGAAGTAAATTTTAGATAAAGGTAACATGACCGTATTTCAAAATATAACCAAAATCAAGCCAAGTAACAAAGCACGGGTGTTGCACCACGTGACTATGTAGATCGACAGATTCACGTCTTCCTCAAATAAGACAAGATTACCAACGCCCTGAAAGATCCCAAATTCCACATCACACTAGAGCAATAAGGGCAGTAACAGACCATGCTCCCAACATTGCTTTTGCCAGTAATAAGAAGTGCCCGCCCAGcagaaaatagacacagaaacaAAGCACTCTCTATTTACATAAGAAAAAGCATGGATACGGTAGATTCAGCCGATTGGCCATCGTACTACGGCAGGACACAGCGACATGGGGGGATAAGCCGGGATCAGCAGTACCCCCTCATTTATGAATTAAAAAAACCAAGGACACTGGTTGGGGTACGTGGATACGCTGGGGACTCGGGAGGCCCAATAACAGCCTCGGCCCGAATACAAATTATTTGTCAGGCTCCTACATATGCTCGCCACAAAAACGAACGAGCTCCTCCTGGCTCTAGCGAACACAGCGCCGCCGGCCGCTGCCACCTGGACTCGGCCGGTGCTGTTTGCCAAGCGCAGCAGCCTCTCTTCCCAATGACAATCACGGTCAAGCAGGTAACCCCAGCTCCCCAGGCCCAGCAGCCTCTCCTCAACCTCTTCATCTCTTTGTGACTCTTGCTGttgagctgctgctgcttgctTCCCCATGTGGTCATGCCATTGCTGCTTGCCTGCTTGTGTATTTTATTAGCTGCATGATGCTGTACTCTGATTGAATGCTGGTGCTGCTTTTGGGTGTTGATTGTTGCCTGCTGTTAGGGGGCATGGCATCTGGGAGTGTCACCGCTAGTAGCCAATCATCAATGGGTGAGACTGAAGGGCAGCCTGATGTTAAGATTCTGCAAGTTTACTAATATCTCATCTCGTTTTCTcattaattattttattttaacTCTATATTACATGGCATGTTTTAATTTTTTATATATTACTGGCAGTATCCCCAAATGGTTGCTTTTGGAATGTCGAATCCTGTGTCCCCGTATGGGCATCACTGTGTCTGTGCTTCTTAGCTCACACCAGACATAACAAACTAACAATGTAATCAAATTTGATTCGACCAAGCAAAAACCGTTACAGTCGTATTACTGACTTTAAAATTTTCCCCTGAACTAAACATTAGTGAGACATAAAATGCAGGAGAATCTACACAACAAGAGCGCGCTGCGCATCCCATCAATAAAGCTCCATCAACCGTCTAACACAACAAGATGAAGATGCGAGAAATGGTTACCGCTATACCTTCCGACGACCTGGGCGAGGGTCTTGATGTAGCTATCGATGATCTCGTCGCGTGTGACATCAGGATTAGCAGCGTCGCCCGCGGGCGGCTCCATGACTACCAGCCAGTGTTCGAAGTCGCACCCATCGAGGAGGATAGTCTCCTTGGGCGGCCGGTTGCTCCAGTTGGGCGAGGAGTCCCGCAGCGACGACGTCGCCGGCTGTGTGGCGAAGCACCGCAccgccccgcgcgccgccgccgggaCGGGCGAGGTCGCCGCCGGAAggaggctggcggcggcggcgagagggcggaggaggaggcgagaGGCCGCAGCGGGGAGCGGCGATAGACGGGAGAGGAGGACGGCGCGCGATGCCATCGCCATGGGGTAAAAACCCTAGGAGATGGGTAGGGGATGAGGACGACtcggaagagagagagagacgaaagGAGATAAGGGTTTAAGCCGGTGGTGTACTGGTTAGGAATGGTTCTGGTTTCTTGAGCCGAATAATCTGGAGAGTGAGATCCAAGCCTTGACACGGCCATATGGGCTTGGGCCTGGGCATGTGCGCTATTTGTAGTAATCTGTGTGTTTTCTTTTTAGAAAAACTAAAAATCTGACGTTACTcaaaaaaatggaaaaactaaaaatCTGACGTTTTCCTAAAATAATCTAAAAATCTGACGCTTGCCTTAAAAAAATCTGACATCGGATGTTTAGGCATGGCAAATTTGTTTTTATGGAAAATAATATTGGCAAGCACGGCAATTTTCTAGTAAAAGATAAATTGAGACGGATTTACCTTGCTCTTTAAATAAATTTGTCATACTCGGAGAACATAATTCACGGTAAAAACGTTCGATTTACCATGGTTCAAAATCTGACATTAGATTTGTAGTGGAGTCCTTTCCTTTTTTCGTATATTcctttattcaaaatgttttatctctggaaccgtgcgtccaaatcctAAATAGGTTTTATCATTGAATTTCTCACATCAAGATCTTTGAAACTAGATCCCACGTTAATAGGTTCCGATAAACTTttttcaaaaaaactaaaaatcaaaAACCAAAAACCAAGAAAAACAAAATCCGGTAAAAAAGGAAAGCCGGACAAAAGTGGCAACCAAAAAAagaagaaattcaacgaagaaAAAACCGGAGCCCAGGTTACGTTTTTTCACGTTTTTGTCTTTACGAAAAGCacaaatccccccccccccccaccccccaaaCCCAAAAAGCACATGTGTGATTTCACGAAAAGCAAATATGTGATTTTCATGGAAGCATAGGTTAGTTTCTTTTCTGAGAAGCACAACTGTGATTTTCTATGTGCTTCTCGCAAAAGCAAAACTATGCTTCTTGCGGAAGGACATTTTTTTAGAAGCAAATATGTGTTTCTCTCGAGGCAcatattttttttcctttccaaGAAACATAATTGTGCTTCTCATAAAAGCACggatttttcttctttctcatggAAGCAAATGTGTGCTTCCCTGAGAAGCATAGCTATCCTTTGTAAAAATAAAGTAGGAAAAATCAGGCAAAACTTAAAAAGccgaaaaactgaagaaaaaaaaatctaaaacaCGAAAGCACGTACAGAAAATTTAAAAAGAAAAATCAAAATTCAGAGAGAGCGTCAGTAGGCGACACATGGCGGCTAATGGGCGCGCTCACATGTCAAGAAACTGAGGGTAACCCTTGGATAGTTGCCCCTGGTTTTTCTTTGAAAACTATATGTGTGTTGCCTCAAGTATTAGTCCGGGCTTTGCACAGGGCCGCCCTGGACTGGGACCGCCCATTTTCCAATTTTTCCTGTTTCTTTTCAtttctattttctttttcttgttttctttttctttcatgtTTATTTTATATTTTCCCGTTTACTTTCTTTACAAAAAAGTCAAAAATTTCAAAAACTGTTCAGAATTTTCAAAAAATTGTTCGCCTTTAAGAAAAAATTGTTTGTAACTTTAATTTATTATCTTGTCACGAAATTTATTCAAAATTTACAAAAATGTTTCCATTCTATGAAAAAATGTTCGTATTTTACAAAATCGTCCaagaatttcagaaaatgtttgtatttataaaaaatcatcaaaactAAAAATATATTCGTTTTTTAAAGATATGTTCAAATATTAAAAACATGGTcacatttgaaaaaatgtttgcTACAGTACCTCTCAGTTTTAGATAATTGTTCGTGTTTCCAAAAACAATGTTTGAAATGTTCGCgtttcaaaaatgttcataattcaaaaaatgtttgttttTTAAGAAATTTTTTCTATAAATGTTTGATTTTGATTTTTTTCTCACAACTTTGTAAAATATTCATGTTCTAAAAAATGTTAactttttccaaaaaaaatattttgCAGTTGTTTTAGGATTTGGCTCTGCTGTTAGCTTCATTTCATATGTCGTGCCGCCTAAATAGACACCTGCGCCCGTTAGCTCTAGTGACTAGCATCTCGTGGTATCAAGTTAGAGCCTCCGGGTTCAATCCTCGCGCCCCACTTTACCTTTAAGTTGAGCGCTACAATTTAGCTGTCAACAGTCGCCAGCTCAACTGGTTACGATCTTTGCTgtcgaaggcgaggtcggaggtTCCACTGCAGAACCATCCCTTTTTTTCTTTAATATTTCGTCCAGCTCCTGCTAATGGGTCGGTTCGTATGCGCGCTTCTTCGGCGAAGGCTCAATTATTTGCCGCAAAAGCTAGGTAAACCTATATGACGAAGCGGTGAGCTGGTTGGCCCATTAAATCTTCCTCCGGTTACAATACGGGAACCTTCTAGAAGATTTCCAAACTGGTTTTTACGTTTTGAAATTGATTCGAATTTTCTTAAATTGTACGTTTTCTAAAAACGAACTCCAGTAATTTTTAATATTTCTCAAAAAATGTTCGCGTTTCGTGAAAATGTTCACATTTCTGAAAAATGCTCggaaatttaaaaaatgttcgagCTTATCAGAAATTGTTCCCAGTTTCAAAATATGTTCATAATTTCAAATAAATGCATTTCAGAAATTATTcaggaatttcaaaaaatattcccATTCTTGAAATTTGTTCATGgaataaaaaaatgttcatgtcatctaattttgttcaattttttttaaaaatgtcCATCTTTTCAAAAATTGTCCctgttttcaaaaaaatgttcgtaGATTCAAATAATGACAGTTTTGAAAAAATGCCCGACTTTGAAAATTTCGATCAAAATTTTGAGAAATATTCGTgtttcagaaaaaaaaatcatgtttgaTATTTTTGGGGAATATAGTGGTATTGTTTTAGTTCTTTGATGTTTCGTGTTGTTTTGTAGACACAAGCGCTCGCCAGCTCTAGTTTTTTTAGGCAACTTCACGAAGCTTTATTAGGTCGTCACAATGTTTACATGGACGGAAGGAATACCATCGGGCTGACCTAACCAAACATGACGGCCAGCACCCAAATTCAAAGTATGCTTCGCTAGGTTGTGAGCATCAAAATTTGAGCTCCTAAACTAATGCACTAAATTACATGAAATAAAAGAAGAAATATGTATCCCTAATGACTGGTCCATAGACCGCATCACTACCGCACTTGACTTCATTTACCACCCCTTTACAATCTGAAGCAGCATGACTCTTGCAAGGTTCAAGTCGACAACTAGATCAAGGCCTTCTCTGACAGCCAAAGCTTCAAGTGTGGTTGGATCACCAATGTTCTTGAAAGCAAACGTTGAagctctgatacgtctccaacatatctataatttatgaaatattcatgccatgtttacaacaattttatatgtttttggtatgatttggatggaactaacccggactgacgctttTTTTCAGCAGAATTATCGttgtgttgttttttgtgcagaaataaaagttttccaaatgcaatgaaacttttTGACGTTTTTTGGGGTcaaaagaggcactagaagcttcattggagggccagaagagccatgaGGAGGGCACAACCACCCGGGCGTGCCAGAGGGGCCTGGCTTGCCCCgatgggttgtgctcacctcgaggcccatcttcgtgtgaaaccgatgccaaaaaccctataaatagagaaaccgtCAGAAATAACCcaagatcagaagttccgccgccgcaagcctctgtagccacgaaaaaccaatctagaccccattcgggcaccctgtcggagggggaaattatcactggtggccatcttcatcatcccggcggccaccatgatgaggagggagtagtccccccttggggctgagggtttgtactagtagctatgtgtttagtctctctctctctctcgtgttcttg
This sequence is a window from Aegilops tauschii subsp. strangulata cultivar AL8/78 chromosome 7, Aet v6.0, whole genome shotgun sequence. Protein-coding genes within it:
- the LOC109779296 gene encoding uncharacterized protein, with protein sequence MAMASRAVLLSRLSPLPAAASRLLLRPLAAAASLLPAATSPVPAAARGAVRCFATQPATSSLRDSSPNWSNRPPKETILLDGCDFEHWLVVMEPPAGDAANPDVTRDEIIDSYIKTLAQVVGSEQEARQKIYSVSTRHYFAFGALVSEELSYKLKELPKVRWVLPDSYLDVRNKDYGGEPFIGGEAVPYDPKYHEEWVRNNARANERSRRSDRPRNFDRSRNFERRRENMQNFQNRDAPPGQQGFNGPPPGQNPGSMPPPPPPSQNRGNMPPPYTPGGPSNYQPQMQNPQAAYTPGGAPQMPNPETGYAPGGAPRMPNPQTGYAPGGAPQMPNPQTGYTPGRAPHMLNQQAGYVPGGASNYQQGGQAGYQGGPAGHQGGNQVYPGGNLPGGPGPAHPGSSPGYQGANAPPREGYGYPGGYNSSAPGGYNQQ